A portion of the Geobacter sp. genome contains these proteins:
- a CDS encoding efflux transporter outer membrane subunit yields MNIPHLRYLPVVMATLGLTACVTVGPDYKPAATDLSAGWSRLDQAAQPVAIATETGDLSQWWQRLNDPLLTGLVEEALQTSLDLRSAQARLREARARRSVATADRFPSVTASGSASRSRSSEDTGSGNTNNLFSVGFDASWELDLFGGIRRSVEAATADLESSAASLQETRVSLAAEVALNYVEVRSLQTRLGIASANLASQTETLQLTDWRAQAGLVNSQDVEQARSLREQTRAQIPSLEISLAEAEHRLDILLGKVPGTLHQRLAVAGSLPVVPDRVAVGIPADTLRQRPDVRKAERTLAAETARVGVAEAARYPTFTLSGSIGLEALTVGALGNSGSAASSLFAGITAPVFNAGKLRNQVEIQDAVREQAQVAYEQTVLSALQDVENGLVALARTRERGEALASAAESARNASQLARQRYGAGLIDFQSVLDTERSVLTIEDSLASTRADGVLALIRLYKALGGGWSPQAEAGKETP; encoded by the coding sequence ATGAACATTCCGCATCTTCGATACCTGCCGGTCGTGATGGCAACCCTCGGGCTTACCGCCTGCGTCACGGTCGGACCGGATTACAAGCCGGCAGCGACCGACCTGTCGGCCGGCTGGAGCCGGCTCGATCAGGCGGCACAGCCGGTGGCGATCGCCACGGAGACCGGCGATCTCAGCCAGTGGTGGCAACGCCTGAACGACCCGCTGCTGACCGGACTGGTGGAGGAGGCCCTGCAGACAAGCCTTGACCTGCGTAGCGCCCAGGCCAGGCTGCGCGAGGCCCGCGCTCGCCGCTCGGTTGCCACGGCCGACCGGTTCCCGAGCGTGACCGCATCCGGCAGCGCCAGCCGGAGCCGTTCAAGCGAGGATACCGGCAGCGGCAACACGAACAACCTGTTCAGTGTCGGTTTCGACGCCAGCTGGGAGCTGGACCTGTTCGGCGGCATCCGCCGCAGCGTCGAGGCTGCCACGGCCGACCTGGAGTCTTCGGCGGCAAGCCTGCAGGAGACCAGGGTTTCGCTGGCGGCCGAGGTGGCGCTGAACTACGTTGAGGTGCGTTCCCTGCAGACCCGGCTCGGCATTGCCAGTGCAAACCTCGCCAGTCAGACCGAAACGTTGCAGCTCACCGACTGGCGCGCCCAGGCCGGGCTCGTCAATAGCCAGGACGTAGAGCAGGCGCGAAGCCTTCGGGAACAGACCCGGGCCCAGATCCCCAGCCTGGAAATCAGCCTGGCAGAAGCGGAACACCGCCTGGATATCCTTCTGGGCAAGGTACCGGGGACGCTGCACCAGCGGCTCGCCGTAGCCGGCAGTCTGCCGGTTGTGCCCGACAGGGTCGCAGTGGGCATCCCGGCCGACACGCTTCGCCAGCGCCCCGACGTTCGGAAGGCGGAGCGGACCCTGGCGGCAGAAACCGCCCGTGTGGGTGTGGCCGAGGCAGCGCGCTATCCCACCTTTACGCTCTCGGGCTCCATCGGTCTCGAAGCGCTGACCGTGGGGGCGCTCGGCAACAGCGGCTCAGCCGCGTCGTCGCTCTTTGCCGGCATCACTGCCCCGGTCTTCAATGCCGGCAAGCTGCGCAACCAGGTGGAGATCCAGGATGCGGTGCGCGAGCAGGCCCAGGTGGCCTATGAACAGACCGTGCTCAGTGCGTTGCAGGACGTGGAAAACGGGCTGGTTGCCCTGGCCCGCACCCGCGAGCGGGGCGAGGCCCTGGCAAGCGCCGCCGAGTCAGCGCGGAATGCGTCGCAACTTGCGCGCCAGCGCTACGGCGCCGGCCTGATCGATTTCCAGTCGGTGCTCGACACCGAACGGAGCGTGCTCACCATCGAGGACAGCCTCGCCAGCACCCGCGCCGACGGCGTGCTGGCACTCATCCGTTTATACAAGGCGCTGGGCGGCGGCTGGTCGCCCCAGGCCGAAGCAGGCAAGGAGACCCCATGA
- a CDS encoding FtsX-like permease family protein: MLWNTLLLSMRAIRRNLLRSFLTILGIVIGVAAVITMVTLGNGATRSVSDQISSMGSNLLMVIPGQRFGPGSDGAPKFKSADVEAIRNQITAAEKVAPVVSKTVTTVYQANNWSTVISGSNSDYFQAGNWELAAGRSFNEAEERSGKAVCVIGETVRTKLFGRQNPVGSEIRIKQFSCEVIGLLKSKGQSAMGSDQDDTVVMPIRTVQRRLTGTQDIGRLTVSVKDGASIDGVKKQLTLLMRERRNIGENEEDDFRVMDTRQIAETLTSTTKILTMLLGAVAAVSLLVGGIGIMNIMLVSVTERTREIGIRLAIGALEREVLLQFLIEAVVLSSLGGVVGIALATGASIVLAGLMGVPYQFYVGINLLSFIFSAAIGVIFGYFPARRAAGLNPIDALRYE; the protein is encoded by the coding sequence ATGCTCTGGAATACGCTGCTGCTCTCGATGCGCGCCATCCGGCGCAACCTGCTCCGTTCGTTCCTCACCATTCTCGGTATCGTCATCGGCGTCGCCGCCGTCATCACCATGGTCACGCTTGGCAACGGCGCCACCAGGTCCGTGTCCGACCAGATTTCCAGCATGGGGAGCAATCTGCTGATGGTGATTCCGGGCCAGCGATTCGGCCCTGGCTCCGATGGGGCGCCCAAATTCAAAAGCGCCGATGTCGAGGCCATCCGCAACCAGATCACCGCTGCCGAAAAGGTTGCGCCGGTGGTCAGCAAAACCGTGACCACCGTCTACCAGGCCAATAACTGGTCCACGGTCATCAGCGGCAGCAATAGCGACTATTTCCAGGCCGGCAACTGGGAGCTGGCTGCAGGCAGGAGCTTCAACGAGGCTGAAGAACGTTCCGGCAAGGCGGTCTGCGTCATCGGCGAGACCGTGCGCACCAAGCTGTTCGGTCGGCAGAACCCGGTGGGGAGCGAAATCCGGATCAAGCAGTTCTCGTGCGAGGTGATCGGCCTGCTCAAGTCCAAGGGGCAGTCGGCCATGGGCTCGGACCAGGACGATACCGTGGTGATGCCGATTCGTACCGTGCAGCGCCGCCTCACCGGCACTCAGGATATCGGTCGGTTGACCGTCTCGGTGAAGGATGGCGCATCCATCGATGGGGTGAAGAAGCAGCTTACCCTGCTGATGCGCGAGCGGCGCAACATCGGCGAGAACGAGGAGGACGACTTCCGCGTCATGGATACCCGGCAGATCGCCGAAACCCTCACCAGCACCACCAAGATCCTTACCATGCTGCTCGGTGCGGTGGCTGCGGTGAGCCTGCTGGTGGGGGGCATCGGCATCATGAACATCATGCTGGTGTCGGTCACCGAGCGGACCCGCGAGATCGGCATCCGTCTCGCCATAGGCGCGCTGGAACGGGAGGTGCTGCTGCAGTTCCTCATCGAGGCAGTGGTCCTGTCGAGCCTCGGCGGTGTGGTCGGCATAGCTCTGGCAACCGGAGCCTCCATCGTCCTTGCCGGCCTCATGGGGGTGCCCTACCAGTTCTACGTCGGCATCAACCTTCTCTCCTTCATCTTTTCCGCCGCCATCGGCGTGATCTTCGGCTATTTCCCGGCGCGCCGGGCAGCCGGGCTCAATCCGATCGACGCGCTGCGGTACGAGTGA
- a CDS encoding efflux RND transporter periplasmic adaptor subunit, protein MNESTTPQNDQGAALKQLIETRHGGLLSRRWLWLAAALLLIAAASIFFFRSNTKGATPRYTTEPAAVGGLIVKVSATGNLQPTNKVDVGSELSGIVDKVFVDDNDRVRMGQVLARLDLSKLRDAVAKSRASLAAAEAQVLQMQATVTESRAALARYRQVSQLSGGKVPSRSEMDTAEANLKRAEANEANARASVTQARATLQSDETNLSKASIRSPINGVVLKRSVEPGQTVAASFQAPVLFTLAEDLAKMELQVDVDEADVGQVKVGQKATFTVDAWPGRRYDAVITRVGFGSQVKDGVISYLTVLQVENSDLSLRPGMTGTAEITTLTRDNALLVPNAALRFTPATTAATQKKSGGSVVGALIPRPPSQAPKALAKVEGGMQRVWVLQDGQPVAVEVKTGASNGRMTEIVGGSLKAGMQVITEALESSS, encoded by the coding sequence ATGAACGAATCAACCACTCCTCAAAACGACCAGGGTGCTGCCCTGAAACAACTCATCGAGACCCGGCACGGCGGGCTGCTCTCACGCCGCTGGCTCTGGCTGGCCGCTGCGTTGCTGCTGATCGCCGCTGCAAGCATCTTCTTCTTTCGCTCCAACACGAAAGGGGCAACGCCGCGTTACACCACCGAACCGGCAGCGGTCGGCGGGCTGATCGTCAAGGTTTCGGCCACCGGCAACCTGCAGCCGACCAACAAGGTGGACGTGGGGAGCGAGCTCTCCGGCATCGTCGACAAGGTGTTCGTCGACGACAACGATCGGGTCAGGATGGGGCAGGTGCTGGCCCGCCTCGATCTCTCCAAGCTGCGGGACGCGGTGGCGAAGTCGCGCGCCAGCCTGGCTGCGGCCGAGGCTCAGGTTCTGCAGATGCAGGCCACGGTGACCGAGTCGCGCGCTGCACTGGCGCGGTACCGGCAGGTATCCCAGCTCTCCGGCGGCAAGGTGCCGTCCAGGAGCGAGATGGACACTGCCGAGGCCAACCTGAAGCGCGCCGAGGCCAACGAGGCCAATGCCCGCGCTAGCGTCACGCAGGCACGGGCCACGCTGCAATCGGACGAGACCAACCTCTCCAAGGCCAGCATCCGCTCCCCCATCAACGGCGTGGTGCTGAAGCGGAGCGTGGAGCCGGGGCAGACCGTGGCCGCTTCCTTCCAGGCACCGGTTCTGTTCACGCTGGCCGAAGATCTGGCAAAGATGGAGCTGCAGGTAGATGTGGACGAGGCCGATGTGGGGCAGGTAAAGGTCGGCCAAAAAGCTACGTTTACCGTCGATGCCTGGCCCGGCCGCCGGTATGATGCCGTCATCACCCGGGTCGGCTTTGGCTCCCAGGTAAAGGACGGTGTGATCTCCTACCTCACCGTGCTCCAGGTAGAGAACTCTGATCTCTCCCTGCGTCCCGGCATGACCGGCACCGCCGAGATCACCACCCTGACGCGCGACAATGCGCTGCTGGTGCCGAACGCTGCGCTCCGCTTCACCCCGGCGACGACTGCCGCAACGCAGAAAAAATCCGGGGGGAGTGTGGTGGGTGCGTTGATACCGCGGCCGCCGAGCCAGGCGCCAAAGGCCCTGGCAAAGGTCGAAGGGGGCATGCAGCGCGTCTGGGTGCTGCAAGACGGCCAGCCCGTAGCCGTCGAGGTCAAGACCGGCGCCAGCAACGGCCGAATGACCGAGATCGTCGGCGGATCGCTCAAGGCCGGCATGCAGGTGATCACCGAGGCGCTGGAGAGTTCGTCATGA
- a CDS encoding ATP-binding cassette domain-containing protein: MSDIPLIRLSGITKTYGRGQAAFQALKGIDLAIESGDFVAIMGHSGSGKSTTMNILGCLDTPTSGSYEFQGVRVEELQRNQRALLRRHYLGFVFQGFNLLSRTTALENVELPLIYRGEAAASRHAAAREALRQVGLQEWEHHTPAELSGGQQQRVAIARAIVTRPAVLLADEPTGNLDTRTSQEIMELIGTFNREQGITVLMVTHEPDIAAYAKRVIRFVDGRVESDRRNGEAA; this comes from the coding sequence ATGAGCGACATCCCCCTGATCAGGCTCTCCGGCATCACCAAGACCTATGGCCGCGGCCAGGCCGCCTTCCAGGCGTTGAAGGGGATCGACCTGGCCATCGAATCGGGCGATTTCGTCGCCATCATGGGGCACAGCGGTTCCGGCAAGTCGACCACGATGAATATCCTCGGCTGCCTCGACACGCCCACCAGCGGCAGCTACGAATTCCAGGGGGTGCGGGTGGAAGAGCTGCAGCGCAACCAGCGGGCGCTCCTGCGGCGCCATTATCTCGGCTTCGTGTTCCAGGGGTTCAACCTGCTGTCGCGCACCACCGCGCTGGAGAACGTCGAACTGCCGCTGATCTATCGCGGCGAGGCCGCAGCCTCCCGCCATGCCGCGGCGCGCGAGGCTTTAAGGCAGGTGGGCCTGCAGGAATGGGAGCACCATACCCCGGCCGAGCTGTCCGGCGGGCAGCAGCAGCGGGTCGCCATTGCCCGCGCCATCGTCACCCGGCCCGCGGTGCTCCTGGCCGACGAGCCGACCGGTAACCTGGACACCCGCACCAGCCAGGAAATCATGGAACTGATCGGTACGTTTAACCGTGAGCAGGGCATCACCGTGCTCATGGTCACCCACGAGCCCGACATCGCGGCATATGCCAAACGGGTCATCCGTTTTGTCGACGGCCGGGTGGAGAGCGACCGTCGGAACGGGGAGGCTGCCTGA